In one window of Camarhynchus parvulus chromosome 18, STF_HiC, whole genome shotgun sequence DNA:
- the TRIM25 gene encoding E3 ubiquitin/ISG15 ligase TRIM25, whose protein sequence is MAALESEPGLSGLEEELTCSICLCLFSSPVTVPCGHNFCASCLELTWAGLSGGFSCPQCRATFAGRPQLQKNTVLCRVVEQLQGRSGAKGEEEEENEDGDGEVGGCWGGEAPVFCDSCREVPAVQTCLTCTASFCAEHLRPHRDSPAFRDHQLCPTVRDLQLRKCPQHNRLFEFFCGKHGVCICSLCLLGHKLCPTSPLEQAKASAQSLLKKKLGELHNQSERTARAMSTVKTKQNQSAETASRKKELIRNEFSEVKAVIEERENEIMKAITEEEKRVWNKFDYIYSVLGNKKNEIQSLKDQIEMALTESDDILFLKRATALQRTSTKEAFVPVVEMDQNVMHSTYQSAITLKDIVKLSIMQSREKKEEAKPMKIQAPPAVHPNKATVGKKPPGPHQTRKEKTGPQAQNTPQGETDTTKEKKKAAKVAPPTAPTAPAAAAAAKDLIASFLKKPREELLQYAANITLDYNTAHNTVVLADNYTRMSISDTFPGHRQHPQRFTDYRQVLGFQCFKRGIHYWEVELQQGSFCGLGVCYGSMERQGPQSRLGRNSRSWCIEWLNSKLSSWHNDVEKCLPNTKATKIGVLLHCDGGFLIFMAVGEKNNLIYKFKAQFTEALYPAFWLFSSDAVLSLCHMKE, encoded by the exons ATGGCGGCGCTGGAGTCGGAGCCGGGCCTGtcggggctggaggaggagctcACCTGCTCCATCTGCCTCTGCCTCTTCAGCAGCCCCGTGACGGTGCCCTGCGGGCACAACTTCTGCgcctcctgcctggagctcacctgggccGGGCTCTCGGGGGGCTTCAGCTGCCCGCAGTGCCGGGCCACCTTCGCGGGCCGCCCGCAGCTGCAGAAGAACACGGTGCTGTGCCGGGTggtggagcagctccagggccgCTCCGGGGCCAAGggcgaggaagaggaggagaatgaggatggggatggggaggtggGGGGGTGCTGGGGCGGGGAGGCCCCCGTGTTCTGCGACAGCTGCCGGGAGGTGCCGGCCGTGCAGACCTGCCTGACCTGCACCGCGTCCTTCTGCGCCGAGCACCTGCGGCCGCACCGCGACAGCCCCGCCTTCCGCGaccaccagctctgccccaccGTGCGCGACCTGCAGCTGCGCAAGTGCCCCCAGCACAACAGGCTCTTCGAGTTCTTCTGCGGCAAGCACGGCGTCTgcatctgctccctgtgcctgctcgGGCACAAGCTGTGCCCCACCAGCCCCTTGGAGCAGGCAAAAGCctctgcccag TCgctgctgaagaaaaaacttGGGGAGCTGCATAACCAGAGTGAAAGAACTGCCCGGGCAATGAGCACggtgaaaacaaaacagaaccaaTCTGCT GAGACAGCTTCAAGAAAGAAGGAATTGATCAGAAATGAGTTTTCAGAAGTTAAAGCTGTAattgaagaaagagaaaatgagatcaTGAAAGCAattacagaggaagaaaagagagtttGGAATAAGTTTGATTATATTTACAGTGTTCTGGGAAATAAGAAGAACGAAATTCAGTCTCTCAAAGATCAGATTGAGATGGCACTGACTGAAAGTGATGATATTCTGTTTTTGAAG AGAGCAACAGCACTGCAACGAACATCAACAAAAGAGGCTTTTGTTCCTGTAGTTGAAATGGACCAAAATGTGATGCATTCCACTTACCAGTCTGCCATTACCCTCAAAGACATAGTGAAACTTTCAATAATGCAGAGTcgggagaaaaaagaagaag CCAAACCTATGAAAATTCAGGCCCCTCCAGCAGTTCATCCAAACAAAGCCACTGTTGGAAAAAAGCCTCCTGGACCAC ACCAGACCCGCAAAGAGAAAACTGGACCCCAGGCTCAAAACACTCCACAGGGGGAGACAGATACCACCA aagagaaaaagaaagctgctaAAGTTG CACCACCCACCGCACCaactgccccagctgctgctgctgctgctaaagaTCTGATTGCCAGCTTCCTGAAGAAACCCAGAGAGGAGCTCTTGCAGT ACGCTGCCAACATCACCCTGGACTACAACACAGCCCACAACACCGTGGTTCTGGCTGACAACTACACCAGGATGTCCATCTCAGACACCTTCCCAGGCCACAGGCAGCACCCTCAGCGCTTCACCGATTACCGCCAGGTGCTGGGCTTCCAGTGCTTCAAGAGGGGCATCCACTACTGGGaggtggagctgcagcagggcagcttcTGCGGCCTCGGCGTCTGCTACGGCAGCATGGAGCGCCAGGGCCCCCAGAGCCGcctgggcaggaacagcaggTCCTGGTGCATCGAGTGGCTCAACTCCAAATTGTCCTCCTGGCACAACGACGTGGAAAAGTGCCTGCCCAACACAAAGGCTACCAAGATCGGGGTGCTGCTCCACTGCGATGGGGGCTTTCTGATTTTCATGGCGGTGGGGGAGAAGAATAACCTGATCTATAAATTCAAAGCCCAGTTCACTGAAGCCTTGTACCCAGCCTTCTGGCTCTTCTCCAGTGATgctgttctctctctctgtcacaTGAAAGAGTAA